The stretch of DNA CTTCaggtttttctattttaaatatatttattttgttcaaagaagctgattctttatcagttctaaattatatgtttttaaattttttttggttttaatcttttttcatttctctaagttCTGCAGTTTTGTctaagttttttaaagaaaatctgaattataatgtaataaaatatttttctttgatatacTGTTTTTGGCTGGAGTCCATAAACTTTGTTTCCATCTTCTAAATTGCTGGCCATTTTCATTGTGATTACCTTTTTGAACCTACACTTATTTAGTAAgtgatttatacattttaaaatacctagggagtttaaattttttaatttatttatttttggcatttaCTCTTGTTTTAGAAAGTACAATCAATCAGAGCTTTTATAACAGGAAAAATATCTATGTTACAGTGTATGTACTATTTATTTGATAGCCTGATCATTTCTCTGTGTCAATAAACATTCTGCTATAACATGATTTTTAGTAGCAGCAATGTGTTTTATCTTATACATGTGTCAATGAGTCCCATTTTAGATTCTATGCCCTTTAAAGATAAATGTTTCTTGTGTATCAGTTCAATAAATAATGTTGAGGTGAACACTAATTTTAATATACGTTTTGAGTATATATCTATGATCATTCTCTTAAATTTCTAGAAGTGTAATATTTGTTTCAAAggataaagactttttaaaggtttttgacCTATAATGCCAAATTGACTCCCAAAAATGTTATATGAATTTTCTGCccccagtggtaatgtatggggTCCTCATCCCTCCATACTCTGGCCAATAAGAtataactatgctgctgctgctaagttgcttcagtcgtgtctgacactgggtgaccccatagacagcagcccaccaggctcccccatccctgggattctccaggcaagaacactggagtgggttgccatttccttctccaatgcatgaaaatgaaaagtgaaagtgaagtcactcagtcgtgcccgactattagcgaccccatggactgcagcctaccaggctcctttgtccatgggattttccaggcaagagtactggagtggggtgccattgccttctcccagatatAACTATATTGAACCTTTTATTAATgttgtgtgagtcactcagtcgtgtcggactctttgcgaccccatggactgtagtccaccaggctcctctgtcaatgggattctccaggcaagaatattgcagtgagttgccattctgttctccaagggaatcttcctgacccagggttcaaacccaggtctcctgcattgcaggcagattctttaccttctgagccaccagggaagccctggtgacaAGCGTTTTATTAATACATAATGtctttgtttgtagacttttggtttaaagtctattttggcTGATATTAGTCTAGCCATCTCTGTTCTCTTGGTTACAATTTGCGTGGATTTCCCCCccatcttttcactttcaatgtatTTGTGTCTATGGATATAGAATGAGTCTCTTCTAGACCACATGTAGTTGGATCATGTGTTTTTATCCATTCTTACAATACCAGTCTTTTCATTGGAGAGTCTATTGATCGACAATTTAAGTAattactgataaaaaaaaaaggacttttgtcattttgatatttgttttctgtatgctTTATAGCTTTGTCCCTCATTTCCCTGCATTACTGTCTTCGTGtttagctgatttttttttttttgaagtaaagTGCTTAAAttccttcctcattttctctGAAGTTAAAGAGGGAACTTGTGACTTGGCTAGAGGAAGAGAGCGCTGCTTACCTCCAGCTAAAAGTTTCCACACAGAAATGGGTGCCTATTGCTTCCTGATCTTTGGCTTTGTtccaaaaagaagtaaaaggatttCCATGGGAAATGTTCCAATTTTTAGATGTTGGCATCTAATGTTGATAACGTGCAGGTCAAACATATTGTGGACCTGATTCAGTAAGAGGGCTACCATTTTGTAACTTCTGGCACAGGGTACTGGTGAGTCAAAATAAggcttccttcctctgaaattagAAAAGATGCCTAAAGGGAATTTAAAGAGGCCTTCATTGATGTGTGTGTCCTTAATAAAGGGACATTGCCTCTTTTCCTCCTCCAACTCTGGGCCAAGATTCTGAAGGCATGGGAAATGAAGTACCAGATGGTTGTGGGGGAAAGGGGGTACAGAATTCAAAAGCAGATTCCTGTGTTCCTCCGCTAAATAGAGCTCAGCACCACGATGAGACTCAAGAATTTGTTTGGCTCAGTGTGATATAGGAGTTTTCAGCTGTGTTTTGACAGACTGGACTGAGATTGCCCCAATTGCTCCATTGAGAGGCTAGTAGTGTGATTGAGTTTATCTTGTTTAGACAGCACAGAGAGCGACAGAATCAATTTCTAGGAACGAAAGagggtcacaaaaggtcagacTCAGCTGAATTGAAAGAGTCTTTCAGATGGGGATGAAAGGTTACACATCAAGTCTTATGGACGTTCAAAACAGAATGTGTCTTCAGTTATAAAACCAGATACATTTCTTTGACCATTTGAGTTTATGGATCATGAACTATACCCCCTACACTACCTTTTCTGATATAAATTCTATCACATTCTGTTTGATATGTAGTATTGTCATCATCGTTATTTTGTAAGTCATTTTTCATCACAACTTCAATTTTCTTTTGACACCAACAGTTACCACTCCTCATCCcaggttttatttaaaatctaaaattgccttttctattttgtagaacttcagtttttcagatctgatttttaaaaaatggaccgTAGCATATGAAATTGAACATATTCATATctgtgaaaatgtattttttagaaaTTCCTAAACATAATATTCGTACCTgcaaaaatgtgtgtttttgaaATTACCAAAGCCCCAATCTATGTTGAATCTTAATGTTTACACctgttttcttagatttttaaaaatatgtatgtctaaagtaattagcttctaattaaaataaatttaaatataaaaaatatgtatgtctAAATAATCACCAGTATCTTTATGTTCACAATTTGCTGctatggttttctttgtttggTTGTTTCCTCACTGTTCTCTTTCAAAGCTACTTATACacattatacatatttttctgggTTATTGTCATTAAACTATACACTTATGTAAGACCAGATAGAGATGTATTTCAATGTCATTTAAAAGCTAATGAGTTCAAATAAATCAAAGCAATCAATACATAACTAAAGTTAAAGCTACTTGGCAAGATCATAGACATTTCTAGGATCAGCTGTATTTGTGCAACAAGTCTCTGAggaaatgtcacctcctcagggtGCCTTGTGTATCTAAGACAGAAATATATGTCCCCCCACACACATTCTCTATCCTTTTacctggtgtttgtttttttttcctctatggcAATTTATCTTCATCTGACACACTATTTTACTTGTTAATAGATTCTAGGCCTGTGTTTGCAAACTTGGTCTGATTTATTCACTGATATGTATCCAATTCCTCAAACAGTGGCTGGCACACAGTGGCTCTTAAATGTTAAATCAAAATGCATTCAAAGAATCTAGAAGTTGCCTAACGCTCAGGATGTTCAATGATCCGAGTCATCAGTGACGCAGAAACATTAATTATAAGACATCTACAAGTGAGTaacttttttgagatttttattttttaaccagcCCTTTCCTCTTTTAACATGGTAGTTAAAATTCACTGACCCGGAAGTAGCCTCAATCTATCAATCTTTGGTCAAAGAAGAGGTTTCAGAGACAATAATACAATTATCAGTGAGCAAAAAGAGGTGGGgaacaaagggaaaaattaaGCGTTAGCCTCAATTGGGCATTCCCGGGTTAGATGTCCGGATTTGCCACAGCGGTAGCAGTTGACCTCATTCATCTTTCTACAATTGATGGCCACGTGGCCAATCTCGCCACAACGGTAGCACTTGACTTGGGTGCAGTATTTTTGAATGTGGCCACTTTTGCCGCAAGAGTAGCACTTCCGCTCTTCCTGACGGTCACAATCACGAGCCAGATGGCCTGGTCTGCCACAGGTGTAACAGCAACGCTCTCCCTCTCGCTTAGGCTCGGCACAGTCTTTGGCAATGTGGCCACTTTTCCCACAGTTGTAGCAGATGTCATCGAGAAGGTCACAGTCCTTAGCATAATGACCAAATTTACCGCAGCGGTAACAGATGACGGGTAGGGTGGTTGAACTGCACTGAGCTCCACGGCCACGGCCTCTAGCTCCACGCCCCCGAGCTCCTCCTCCTTTAGAGCATCCCGGGGCCCAGTGGCCAACGCGTCCACACTTGAAGCACTCCTTACTGCTCATGGCTGTGGTGGGATCTGCAAGTGAGTGGGTCCACTGCTGCCCCGGAGGCCCCGGCACAACCTCTCCTTACAGCGGCTTAGACAGAACTGGCAGTTTTTCTCTAGGGGCCTCAGCGACGTCACACAAGGCTTGCGCACAGTCCCATTCTTATGTCACAGGCTTTCCAGCAGCCCCTCCCACCTGACTTTCCTCCTGTAGTTGAAGCCCAAAGCACAGCTGGGTGGTGTTTTCcgtttttgtttagttttcaaTTAAATAAACGTTTCTTGGGTCTTGAAGTTTGAGTTTGAATCCCTTCTTGTTCAGAAAATGTACCCTGTAGGATTTCATATAATCAAGTCTTAGGTCTGCTTTGTGGTCTAGTAGATGACCAGTTTTTATACATGTGCTATAGACATAGGAAAAACATGTGTGAGATGTATCTAATCCAGAAACAAATTATGACAAATTAGAGTAATTCATTTGCGGGggttaaaaatgaaatacaaatgtcTATAAAGATAtgatatacataaaatggaaaaaaaatctgtaaaatgcCACAGGAAGATTTACTCACAATTTAGCCTATTGCAAGAATCTTAGTTTTCAAGATCATCATAACCATTTAAGGTACAAAACATATATGATTGAATCACTCAGTATGAAGAACATGATATTCCttggaaaataaattacaaaaccTTCATTTAAATACTGGACAGTATTCCTCTCTGTTTCCTAAgttgtttatataatatataaaactcatAAGGATTTATGGACATGTCCATTTATATAGATACAGAAACAAGTATAGAAAGCTAGACACTGAAATATAACCTCTAGCTATTTTGGAGCTATATGATTCAATAAgactttttcctctttattttccttctctaaattttacaatttttgaaATAAGGTTTAAgttgtgtaattttaaaaatccacaataaatatttttctttaagttacTAGTTAGCTATACGTTttgtatgtgaatttttttcaggAAGCCAGTACAAATGTATAGACATAAGAATAGTGAATGTAGCAATTGCCCTTTAATTTCAATATGACTTGATCGGAATGTACAACTGGTTTCATAAATGCAAccacaaagaaaaatgttttcaaaaattaataaaagttataGATAAAGAGCATGTGCACATGCCAAATATAGAGTAATGTAATGAACTTTattcttaaataattaaatggtgcttcataaattgtttaaaatggcaaaaattctgttttaaaatttgatatatgTTCATTAAATAAACCATATTATCATGTTTAAATTCCTTTataggtttatatttttattaaagtaatgcATGCCCATAGTTTAAAGTATAGATTTTCAAACAGGTTTAATTGAgacaggaaagaatgaagggagaaaTTTATTTTACATCACAATAGAGggtatgtatgtgagtgtgtgctaTAACtcaagtaagtttaaaaaaaaaataattactcttaatGTCTACAATGCACTTTAAAATTATGTTGGCCATAATAGCCATATGTAGGATTATGACTATACAAGcccatgtagggcttccctggtggctcagtggtaaagaatctgccagctaaTTGAGGATATGCAGGTTtagttcctgggtagggaagatcccctggagaaggaaacggcaccccactccagtattcttgcctgggaaattccatggacaaaggagcctggcgggctatagcccatggggtcacaaaagtcagacatgacttaatgactgaacaacaacaacatatatatatgttgctgtgccacacagcttgtgaaaccttagtttcctaaccaaggattgaacttgggccctccACAGTGAGAGCATGCAGTTctgaccactggactaccaaTTCCCtgcaatgcattttttttttctttctggctgcactgtgcagcatgtgggattttagttccctgatcagagatctaACATGAGTCCTTTAcactggaagcatgaagtcttaaccactgtactgccagggaagtcctcttgcAGTGTACTTTGATGTTTTCTGTCATGTTGTAAAAAATGCTGGTGGTGACCCATTAATCTTTCAATTCATTAAATGATTTTAACTCATAGTTTGGTTCATAACTATAAATAATGCTTATATTATGGCTTCttgatatttccattttagaCATTATCTATGATTTTCCATTTCAGAGAATAAACATTTAGCCCTCTTTTACCTACATCATCTTTTGGTACACTTAATGCTCTAGCACTCCACTTGCCTTCCCCCACTTTCACCTTTCTCCTAATATTGATTTGGTCAATATCCAACATTTACATAATGATAACCATGTAAATGCAACTAGTGGCTCAGccatattgaattttgtcaaatgctttttctacatctctTGAGTTTGCCTTGATTTCTTACATTTGCTAGAACCACCATTAAATTGCCAAACGTAAGTTGTGAAAGTGCACATCTTATCTTGTTCCTTATCTTAAAGGGAAAGCTTTGGTCTCAACATTCTTAACAATTAGAAAGGATGATGTACACATTTTACAGGTCTCAGAATTTATGGAATTGGGGCGGGGGGGAGGCTTAAATTTTGGTATTTCCAAACTGGCTTTCTTAGAAAGCAAGAAGAACCAGCCACCAAAGTAAAACATCATAATGGgaaacaaaacattattttgtaTTCTCTGCTTCTCAAATTCAAGGAGGAGTCTATTTCAGAGTCTATTCAATACACTTCTCTCAAAATTACTACGTGAACTTCTCACAGAAGACAAGCCTTTAACATTGAAGGACACTGAACAGTATTTTTAATGGCCAGACAATACCAGGgttatgaagagaaagaaaaaggtgtTGCATATTCCTTCTTACCCCCAAACTAATTGAACACCCTTTCCCTTTATGCTCTGTGCATAAGGTCTTTTGGTTCCCTGCCTGAGTCTCCTTCGTTGGTTCTTCATCAACCAGGCATTGTTTGCCCAACACTAGCTAGTTGAGAGCTCTTTTGGAGCAGTTTGAGAGCTGCTTTGGAGAAGATTGTGAGGGTATAATAccttttaaacagtattttttgccttttttttttttttttttttacagtttgcaATATCAGACACGCAAGGGGATGAGTAAGAGGACCAATAGGGCTGCAGATCAGGCAAGGCCAAGAATACAAGAATAGGCCACTAAGGATAACCGAACAAAGGCAGCCAagggggagaatggcattgaaatggtGGGCTAAGAACAGGAGAAGGATACATGAGGAAAGGGGCTGAGGGAAAGGTGGCGGAGGCCTGTGTGACTAAGGAGAGAAAATGTTGAAGAAGCAGGATGAGCTACGGACCTGCGTAAGGGTGAAAGGGTGAAGACCGCCGAAAAGTTTGCCTTGGAGAGAGCTAGGCTTGAGTGGGGGCGGGGGTCGGGAGAAGAGGGCGTGCTCGGCGCATGCGCCTGAAGCACATTGCCGCTATCCTGGAGGCGGTCCTCTCTGGATATCAGCGTTGCGGCTGGAGGCAGGGCTGGTCCTCAGCCTGCTGTCCACTGCCACCTTGGCCTGCTCTTGCGCCGCGAACTCTGTGCCGTCGTTCCCTTTCACCATATTTTGGGACGGCCGGCGCTAAGAATTTATGCTATGACCTTCGATTCAGCCAGGAGGTAAAGGAACGACATAGGGGAAGAAcatggagggtggaggagggaacTCGGGCCAGGGGGATCCTTAATTTGTGTGTTCTCCCCGTTCACGAGAGGAAAAAATGGGGGACAGTACGGGCCTCAGACCTACAAAAGGATGTTGACCATTTAGTTCCCATTGTAAAAGTAATACAGGCTTCTTTCCTTTAATCAAGGTTGTGCACCTGAGCGTCTGCATTTTCCATAATGTTCCCTGTATTAAAATTTCTTGGATTTCCTCATATGCAGTAGAAGATGTATTTAAAGGTCGGGGCTGTAGTACTAGGCGATTATGAGAGCTTTCTTTGCCTTTGTTCAGGGTGGTAGGTCTTATTACGGAAAACCGAGGGTACTCTAAGCCCCTCCCTGGGAGTCAGGGCGGATTCTATCTAGATCTGGCATCTGCTCTGAACACCTGCAAGCTTTGACGTCTTTCCCGCATTCCACTTACCTAGTTTATCACACCTACCCCTATCAAGGAAGGCTGGTAATGACTCTTCTTTATTGAGCACTGGGGGCACAATTGTAGGGAGAAGCACATCTAGATATCATCAGGCACTTATATATAAAAAACGGAGGTCGGGGGACAGACGCAGTGCGCAAATATACTTGAGAGTGTGAGGATGCACGACGCGGTAGCACGCAGATATATAGTCGTGTTTTGGTAACCGTGGGGGATTAGTTCCAGAACCCCCGCAAAGACTAAATTCCGCGGTTGCTCAAGTCTCCTATATAGAATGGCTTAGTACAGTTAGTCCATCGTATCCGCGGAGAGTCCACTGTATTTGTGGTCTGAtgtgcggggtgggggtggggggcggggacgCTCCACTAGGGACAGCCGGAGATACGCATGCGCAAGGCTTGGGGCGCGGAGTGGGTATCGAATGCGTATTTAAGAAAGGAAAGTTGTTGGTAGTTGGTACCCGCGGGAGTGAAGCTGCGCATGCGCATTTGAGACGACATTGTGAAGGTTGGATTTAACGCGAGGGGGAGAGGGGCGCATGCGTATTTCAAGCGAAATGACGCGAGGAGGCGCGCAGCGTACGCGTAATTAAGATTGCAAAATGGCGAGGGGGAGGTAAGTTGTCTTTTTGCTTGGCCATCTTGGTCTAGGAGGGCCTGCCGAGGAGCAGATCGACCTTTCTGGTTGGGTGAGGGGATCAGCCTGAGTCGGAGCTGTCCTAGGCTGTGGCTAGATCCACTAGATACTGACTCAGAATCTTAGCCCCTCTCTGGCCTATGAATAATGCGGGTTCAAAAATGCGGAGGCGATGATGATTTTACAAAAGGTTGCAGCAGCTGGCTGTGTGTAAGAAATGCGTAAAACGCGAGCACTTCGTGACAAGGCCACGTTCGGGCAGTACGCCTCTGGAGGGCTCTCTGTTGGACACGGAGATAGTGGGCCGGTGTCCTTGGCTCCGGACACCTTCTCTCATTCCATCAGAGTAGCAGAACTCAGTGGTTGCAATACTGTGAGAATCTACAGTTGGTCAGAAGCCCTTGATTTTCTCCCCTTGAGGTTGTAGGGGTGAGGATTTGGCTGTTTCCAAGTCCTTGTTCCACTTTGCTTTAAACCTGGGATCTAGGCGAATGGTGACGGTAGTATGTA from Bos mutus isolate GX-2022 chromosome X, NWIPB_WYAK_1.1, whole genome shotgun sequence encodes:
- the ZCCHC13 gene encoding zinc finger CCHC domain-containing protein 13, whose product is MSSKECFKCGRVGHWAPGCSKGGGARGRGARGRGRGAQCSSTTLPVICYRCGKFGHYAKDCDLLDDICYNCGKSGHIAKDCAEPKREGERCCYTCGRPGHLARDCDRQEERKCYSCGKSGHIQKYCTQVKCYRCGEIGHVAINCRKMNEVNCYRCGKSGHLTRECPIEANA